The Medicago truncatula cultivar Jemalong A17 chromosome 7, MtrunA17r5.0-ANR, whole genome shotgun sequence genome includes the window aaaattaaggcaaTCATGTAGAAACTTGGACGTTTTCGATACCactagaaaatatttcaaatgaatctaagaaaaatgaaaaggaaatatTTCTAATATAGaacaaatatattaatcatgTCTTATCgtcaacttattttattttattttaagatagGGTTTTCAAAACTATTGCCAATCTACCATGTGAAGTCATCTGTATTTATTTCCCTCGTATATTCATCTTTACAATTACATTGTATaaactttgaaaagaaaaactaactttgagaagaaaatagcattctgctaaaaagaaatatatcatacatttttttttttttggtaaaaaaatatcatacattttctttCAAGTTTTAATTATAGTTCTCtctaaacaattaaaatatcatacatttttccttcaagttttaattatatttctctttCTATACCAAGTTTCATCCCACTGGCCACTACCACATGGCTGAAGATTTAACTTATAACGAAGTGGTCAGTGGTGCACAAGATATAATAATGAGTTGCTCCTTACAGTTTTTAGGCGAACTGAGTTCACATTGAAATGAGAAGGATCATGAGATTGTGCATGTATGAGAATGTGTGGTTGAAGTAagacttataagaattgtttaaTATTGCAGATATCAACAAGACGTGTCTTCTTTTTTGTAGCCTAAACTAAAAAGAGTTGTGTTTGTTTGTAAGGTCACGTGTCAATCTTGAAAGTCGACTGAGATGTTACAAATGGTATTAGAGAAGACCTCTTCCAGTACGATATAGTTCAGGGACGAACGAAGCACGGGTTGGTGGGCATGTAACGCCTGAGACTGACGAGGACACACGTGgtcgccggtgcacaaggcaTGACAATGAGCGGTTCCTGACAACTTCTAGGTGAATTGAATTCACATCTAAATGAGTGAAATCTTGAGATTGTGCACGTATGTGactgcatgattgaaggaatgctTATAAGAAGTGTTTGTTACTACCTATATCAATAAGTTGTAGTTTCTTTTTTATAGCCCAAACcataaaaattacataattaagtgtttttAACTAAGATAAATTTTGAGATTGGTGACCTCAGAAAGTGTGCGAGTGATAACCAAACACATTAAAAAGATTTATGTTGGTTTGGTAGATCACTCGTGAAAGTCATCTGAGATTTTACATTcatgaaagtaatttaattaatagtaaTGAGTTTATAAAATATTGTATACAGTCTTGTTTTCTCATATTTTCTCTATAAGTATGCTTCACCAAATTGTTCTTCCCATTTCTTCACCGGAAAGCGTGATTATTTTCTCTATATTActataaatagtttaattaatagtgatgagtttatgaaaatattggaAATTACATCTCAAGTCTTGTTCTTCTTCTGCATGTAGGTAAAGAAATGGGAAGAAAAACATGTAAAGCCAAAACGTGACAAATTCTCTTAAGTGATATAGCTTAGGCCGATTTGAAATAGAACCCTAGAGGAAATTTGACAAAGCATTATGACTTACGATAATCTAAATCCTTTAAGTGAATATAAGGCTGTTCAACTCTTTCTTTACCATGAAGAAAAGTCAAAATCTCTTGAGCCAAAATGGATTCCCTTAAGTGAAAAAGGGTTGAAGCTTTGATCACCTTTGAAAACCATTATTTGTGTTTAGTTTGATGATGGCTAACTAAAATGAGTAGCTAAATTTCTCTTTGTTGGGATTGGATGTAATCTATCAAACTTTCGTGTAACATCTTTGATTTTGATCTGTGATTCAATTATGTTCATGGATTAAATTTGACTCGACTTTTTGTTGGTTTAAAGCTACTTAATATCAcgtgaaaaattgaatttaagcaAAATAAAGTTACAAAATTTGTCTCTTCTATTAATTTCAGGTAATAAtttgatcttttatttttttcttcttctatttaatcatttatattataaaatgtcGATATTGTATCATTTTTATTAGATTTCTTCAATGAAATGAGTTTTTATGTTTGTATGATAAAAATTTAGGTTTCTTTATGAATTAGGAGTTTGATAAGCTTTTTATATGTTCTTTTTAcgagattttgatttttttatatataaaaaaataacaatgttGGCATTTTATACTCATGTTCCAATCcacaaaataatttatcataTTTACAACTAAGTATTTGATATATTcacaaagattaaaaaaaaattatcttaattaaagattaaaaaacacaaacatgttattttattcAAACATGAGACCGACTTTGAATATCAAAGCTAACTAACATAAACATGTTTGTGATAAAAATTACTCATGTTTCATCcacaaaataatttatcataTTTAGAACTAAGTATTTGATATATGTCATAAAGATTTGACAaagttttaccatttttttctttttttttgaaataacatatTCAATTGATAAGCTAAGTATAAAATACAAAGTTTTACCTTAATTGAATAATACAAAACACAAACATCTCCTTTTATTCAAACATAGGATCGATTTTGAATATCAAACTAAGCATAtacatgatttatttattttttataaacacaaaatcaactcattttattaataatatcagTCTCAATACAAGATGATATATGATCAAAAcgatttattttatcatatttattaattaaaaaaattctcccAGTCCCATGTTTACATTTTTGTTCAAATATTGCAAGTTCAATccattgtaaaaataaaaaatgttgaaaatccATATGGATTCAAAAGTTGTGAAAGAAACTGATTATCAAACAGTGGATTACAGTACTATGTTAGTGttgaaaaattgacaaaaattcCTGAGGATATGCAACAGTAAAACAGTACTACCCCAGTTTTTAAGGGGTAATTAAGCCATTAAGGTGGTCTCATCCAGTCCAGAACCAGCCCATAACTTGCTGGTTAGCAGTACCTAATGGGTCCCACACTCTCACCAAAACAAGATTACTTACTTCATCatcaaaaactaaaaaccaaaacCAAGTTCAGAGTGGACCCCACCATACACATGttgttatttattaattttgaaatttaaaatatgaaaatgaaaaaaaacaaaacattatacCCATAACGTAAAGTGCGGATGTGTAAGACCagacactctctctctctctctcgtcattgttttcatcatttgataaatttaaaaagagtaaaccatcaaattcGTCCTCGAATTTTTACGGGTCGGTCAAAATTATCCttcaattatgcgaaatatcaactTAATACTTGAATTTTTCAAACGTCCATAAAAAAGTTCCTCCGTTCAAGTGCTCCGTTAGCCATGTTGATCTATCGCCCAACATGCTCTGCTGTCTTGTACACGTGGCAAAAAGGAAGTCACGtgttcaaggactaatttgatggaagtgaaaaaatttcaattttcacttttcaaattCGTGTTTCAAGAGGTTCTTTAACTTCTTTAATTATTGAAATACTTCAAGTAGTTTAATGGTGTAAGAAACCTTAACTACCTAggttagaaattaaaaatagtttagaATCTATCATATATTCataatatttaagaaaattataaataaaaaaattaaaaaatataagtttcaacttttgattaagtaataataattacaacacTTTTATATaaagtaatttattttgattgctTAATCAATGTCTGAGAGCACTGTTTAGCATTcttcataatttaaaatataaatgaatttttctttattaacattttaatattatagTAAATATTCTATATACacacataaatattttatttgtcaaaaagtaataaattattttagtaaaGAGAGATCTACTTTCATTCCATGATAAGGAAAGTGCCCACAGATTATTCTTCAAGAATATAATACTAAAGCAACTAAGGAAGTTATATTGGTCTCACAAAAAATCAGTCTTAAGATTGGATAACGTAGAAATGAGTGCTTTATTAGATGAAATGATTACAACCATAATCAAGGTTTCTTTTGGATTCATTAACCCTATCGACATCCCTCAAACTTAGtatttttaactaattaaaCTAATAAACTATTCACTTGTCTAAATCATACTCTAATTGGtaatacaaattataaaaagttaACAGATTTGATACACCCCGTTATAGACTATGGTTTGTTTATTCATCATGTCTCTTctttatatcaaatttcatttcattcttgTATTTATGGAGCATAGTAGCACAGTACCAAAGgaattaaatagaataaaaccACCACCAATTTCATCACCTtccataaaacaaaacaaaataaaaacttctGATCAAACAGCAACACTTTCTGCCTCTTTCTCTCAGACACGAatacaatttaataaaaaaatgcaaaaaaaaaaaagaaaaaaaatacactattCCATTTCTTACAGgagaaaaattaaagagaaaacaaaattgcagataaaaattaaaaacaacatatataaataatatgatgaCACTGCCAAATTTACTGTTCAAATTTcactttcaaacaaaataaaactgaaCAATGAAcagagaaaattaaattaaatcatatcaAACATTTCCACACGTACAAGCAAGCCAGCATCAGAAAAATTTCAGAACAGTAACCAATTCCAAGAACTAACACTCCTAGTACCATcaactttaattaattaaataattaattaattactaattaatcaatcatataaaagcacaaaaaatcaaattaactaAATTCCCTTAACTTGATCATATCTAAAAATGTTAACAAAGGTGATCATAATTCCTCattcataattcataatatCTCATAGCATAAAACtgattaaactaaaataaaaaaataaaaaaaaagctaatTAATTAACCAAGTTACATAGTACTTAAATCTATctaattactttatttattacattaattaaagattaagaagaagatgatgaaccATTAGCACGAACAGTTACTCCAACAACTCCACCTTCATTCTGATAATGATTGTGATTAAGACCATGAATCTCAACATTATTCTTGTGTTCTTCATCTTCAAGAGGTAGCTGAAAACTCTTAACaccatcattaatatcattgtTAGTGTTAATGTTTTCTCGTTTAGCTAAAGTGTTCTTGTTGTTATGCATCCAAACCTTAAGAACACTACGATCAACACCAATTTCATTACAAAACTCATGAACAAATTCATCATCTTTTTTCTGCATCTTCCACCCAACTTTCTCAGCAAATTTCAGCATCTTATCCTTCTGATCTTGTGTAAACTTTGTCCTGAAACGCTTTCTTGAATTGTTAGAGTGAGAATTCATCAACATGGTTTGGTTTGGAGCTGCAACGTTTTCCGGTAAGGCGGCGGAGAGAGCAAGAAGCATGTGAGGGGCGGAGGGGTAGTAGGAAGATGAGATCGGTGGTGGTGAAGAGGAATTTGGGCTCCGGTGAGAGAACGGTGGTGGTGGAAGTGGTTGATGACGGTGGTGAGGTTGATATTCAATGACATGAGTGGTTGTGAGTGGTGGCTCTTCTGGTTCACGGCGGTGGAAGTTACGGTGGCAGCCACAAGCAGCACATTTTAAGGATGTTGGGTCGGTTGGTGTTGCTGTTGGTGATGTCATGAATTCACCACAGCCATCTAGGGCATGACCACCTAGGTTTGCTGCATGGTTTTTGAGACATTCTTTGTAGGTTATGGTAGGTTGATGGTTGTTGTGGTGGTtgaagtggtggtggtggtggtggaaacGTTTGAGAACACCATTTGAAAAAGGTGAGATTTTTGGGGTTGTTGAGGTTGTGAATTTTGTTGTGGGTGTTTCAGTTTCATGTTGTTGTTCTGGTGATTTAGTTAAGGTTGTTGTAGATGCTGTTAATATGGTTGGTgctattgatgttgttgatgttggtgCTGGTGTAGGTGTTGGTGTTGGGGTTAAGGTTATGTCCATGGCTCTAACATCTATggtgaagaaaagattttttatGTGTATAATAAGAGAATAATTTAAGGAGAAAAATGTGTTAAAAGAAAAAGGGACAAGGTTAGCTTTTTATGCTATAGGGTTAGGTTTAGAGATTAGAGAGAAAGTAGTAGCATGAGATAAGGATATATACTCACTCTCCATGAATTCATTCAAGTTTGGTGATGAGTGATGAGATGACACTGTTTTATCTTTGAGAAATTAAGAAGGGGTTTTGGGGTTTggaaaaagtgaaaattaaaaagaacaaaaggTTTAGAAGGAAAAGGGAGAGAGATGAAGAAGAGAGTGATTTTTTGGTATGATGATGCAAAATGAGAAATAAAATGAGGGTTATGTGTGTGGTTGTGATTCTTAACCACTTGTTTTTTAACCTTGGTTCTAATCTATGGTTAAGTTCTTGACCCTACTTGAGGTTAGATGTGAGTAATAAATATGCCTTCTTGCTTACATCCCTTTTTTGACTCATTTTGCTTACACCACCATtcttttttatggttttaatGTGCTTGGTAGTATATAGTGACACAagttaattttgacttttgattaggaaaattgaatgtatttaatttatatttggttGTATATgcttaaaaataatagaataataaatttgaaagtAAAGTCAATTTTAGAGACAAACACtctaaattctaattttattgataattttttttaagaagttaaattaacccatttaaattgatattagagataatcgaacctgagattttaaggaggagcacactcaCAAATCTCAAGTCAATATTATTAGGCCAACTCAAGTGGGTCAAATTAATATTAATCTtactaaaaaacatttaaatttgtcaaaatcagtttttaatcaattttgtgtCTTTGGTTTTTAGACAGAATAAATTGAGTTTGGATGAATTGATTCTatgaaattgattgaaaattgaattgaaggtaatttaatatatttatatatttaaatatatttatagaaaaatgaattgaacaataaatttaaattgaaaaatcattTCTAGAATTTAAGGTGTAAGTTTATAGCTTCAAATggattttataataaaatcaattttactcaaGTAAAGTCATACTTATCTTTGGAAGATTGAAAAATGATCTTAGGTgtctaaaattgaattaaacataatatttataaacATATGAAACGTGTCGTTGTCATGCATGATCCTTTAAATTTTATGTAGAATGTCGATAGTTTTTGAtactaaaaaatcaaaaatgtCAGTTGCAAATAGTGTAaaaacatattgattatgagaacACGATTTATCATGTTTTACCACTTCTCTTGACGTGgctttaaaagttttttatccACCGTAAAAACTCTGACCCATAATCCTACAAGTAATAGAACCCCAGTCAAATTTACACATGCACGAATTTTTTCTTACCTACCTATACACCATAAAATTTTATTgacctaaaattaaaatgagtATGAGcactaaaaattgaaatgaagtaTGACTATAGGTTATAATTACTTACCACTATTATTAGTTCTTGCAAGTTACAATACTATGCTACAACAGTAATGATCTTTTATGTCATCAAGGGAGTTTGATTTTGACTCAAGCTTGCATAAGCAAAAACACAAGGGACCAAGTCAGATGAAACTGTAGACTTAATTTACTTGAAGAAGAAGTTTTTTTATGgggaatataaaataaaaaaatgatgacTCGGTTACTACTATTGAGTTGACTCATGGTGTGATTTGTTAACATGAAATTAGTATGACCTGCAATTCTGAGGCCATTGACTGTAACATCTCTTAATTTG containing:
- the LOC11422400 gene encoding zinc-finger homeodomain protein 9, encoding MDITLTPTPTPTPAPTSTTSIAPTILTASTTTLTKSPEQQHETETPTTKFTTSTTPKISPFSNGVLKRFHHHHHHFNHHNNHQPTITYKECLKNHAANLGGHALDGCGEFMTSPTATPTDPTSLKCAACGCHRNFHRREPEEPPLTTTHVIEYQPHHRHQPLPPPPFSHRSPNSSSPPPISSSYYPSAPHMLLALSAALPENVAAPNQTMLMNSHSNNSRKRFRTKFTQDQKDKMLKFAEKVGWKMQKKDDEFVHEFCNEIGVDRSVLKVWMHNNKNTLAKRENINTNNDINDGVKSFQLPLEDEEHKNNVEIHGLNHNHYQNEGGVVGVTVRANGSSSSS